GGCGACCCGTCGGCATTCGGGAACCGCCGGCAGATGCCATCAATCACGTCGGTCAGCTCGTCGGTGATCAGGTCGCCGCCGTCCTCGAACCGGCAGCCCTGCACGTGGTTGCCGGCCATGCCCATCTTCACCCGCTCGCCCGCCGGGGGCACGCGGTCAATAGCGCGCCCGAACCGCGCAACGAACACCGGCTCCTGCACGCGGAAGCGATCGTCTGCCAGAACGAGCTGGCGCAGGGTGCGCCTGCCATCGCCCTCGATGACCGGAAACACCTTGCGCGTCACCGCGAAGATCTCGCCCTCGTGGCCCCGCTCGTCGACTTCACCCGGCTTGTGCAGCCGAACCCAGAACAAGCCGACCTCGTGCGGCGAGGGATCGAACTTCTGCAGCACCAGGTCTGCCGGCACGCGAGCCACCTGCTCGCGCACGTCCTCGATGCCGTGGCACACCCGCACCGCCCGGCCGCGTTCGCCGCGATCGGGCTTGAGCACGACCGGGTAACCACCCAACTCGGGCCGCGTCTGGAGCAACCGTTCCACGCGCCGCACGCGACGCTGCGGATCGCTGTGCATGCGCACGAGCACGGTCGGCAGCAACGGCGCACCCGCGTGCTCCAGGGCCGCGGCGATCGTGCTCTTGCGCTCGCCCACGAACCCGCCCGCACCGGCGATGCCCGGGTTGGTGGCCGTAAATACGACCGGATGCCTGGCCCGCAGCGTCTGCGTTACGAACGTCGGGGTGAGCAGGATGTAACTGATCCAGCTGGGCCAGAACTCGTGGCTGATCCATCGCCACACCTGCGCCCGGATGCGCTGGCGGCCCATCCTGGTCCACACGCGCGGCAGCACCCACGTCAGCGGCGCCGCCAGCAGCAGCACGACCACGAGCGCCGCCACGCCCCACTGCTCCACCGCCCACCACCCGCCGAATCGCACCAGCAACCATGCGGGCAGCAGGGCCAGGATCCCGATAAGCAGGCACAGCACGCGTCGCCAAAGCCCGGGCCCGCGGATCGCCACGGCCACCGCCAGCCCGATGCTCGCGACGCCATAGTCGATGTACATACCCGCCACCAGTGCCGCGGTAACCACCAGCCCCATACGCCACCACGCCAGTGCCAGCAGCATGACGACCAGCGCCTCCAGCGTCCAATGCCGAGATCGCAGCCACGTTGCCGCCTGATCCAGCGACCGCGTCAGCGGGCCATGCTCGGGCCCCATCGCCACGTCCACCGTCGATCGAACGGGCCGGGCCCCCGGGTCCTCGTGCCGACGTACGAACGCCGCGATGTGCGCCGCCAGCGGCTCGGGCTGGGTGAAGGGCATGATGTGCCCGCCGTCCAGCCGTACGAGCGTCGATCGCTCGGCAAGCTCGTGGTGCACCTCGGCCGCCCATGGCGCTACCAGGAAGTCCTTCTGGGCCTGCAGGATGAGTAGCGGCTCGTCGAGCGTGCGCAGCGTATCGGCCAGCGGCCGCTGGTCGGTCTCCATGAAGTTCGCGATGAACGAGTACCAAAAGCTCCGCGGCCCCAGCATCCCGAAGTGCGGAACCAGCTCCACCGCCGCGAACACGCCTACGTATCCCAACGCGTACTTGGCCTTCTCGAACAGGTAGTCGCCCGATCCCTCGGTCTGCTGAGCGCCCGTGGCCATCATCATGGTGATCGACGCGATCTCCACCTGCCACGCCTCGGGCAGATCGGTCATGTTCAGCACGACCGCCCCGCCGTTGCTCCAGCCCAGGACGTGCACGCGATGCGGCGCCTCGCCCTGCTCTTGCAGGTGCTGGATCAACTCGCTGCACACGAATGCCATCCAACGGGCCGACGCATCGGACTGCGTCTGCGAGGCTCCGAATCCGGGCAGATCGACCGCGACCGAGTCGATGCCACGCCGGGCTAAGGCCGGAGCGAGTTGATCGAAGTTCGTCGCATCGCCCGGCGAGCCGTGGATAAGGAGAACAAAAGGCGCATCGGGCTGGCCCGACGCGTATGCGGTGTACGCAACGTCGCGGCTGGCAATGTTGACCACGCCCGTTGGCTGCGGCGGGGGCATCACCATGAGCCCGCGCGGCCAGATCGCGTACACCACGTGAGAGGCCACCAGCAGCGACAGGTACACCCCCAGCACCCACCGCCAACGCACGCGCCGCTCGGGCCGGGTCCAGTGCTCGACGCCCCGCACCGCCGTCAGCTTTCGCCGCCGATGGTGATCGGCGTGAGTGGCCCGACCACCTTGCGCCGCCGGATGCCCGGGTTGCCCAATTGACCGCACGCGGCCATGGTGCTGCGCCCCTTCGTGCGGCGCCGCTTCACGAACACGCCGTGCGAACTCAGGCGATGCACGAATGCCTCGACGTCTTCCTCGTGCGGCTCGGGCCACGGGCTGTCACGCCGGGGGTTGTAGGGAATCACGTTGACCATGCAACGCAGCGGCTTGACCCACTCGGCCAGTTCGTCGGCGTGCTCCATCGCGTCATTCAACCCCGGAATCAGCACGTATGCGATCAGGTATGGCTTGCCCGTGCCGTTGGGAAAGTCCAGCAGCGCATCACGCAACTGCCCCATCGGCATCGCTCGGTTGATCGGCATGATCTGGTTGCGGATGGCGTCGTTGGGCGCATTGAGGCTGATCGACACCCCAAGACGATGCCACCCCGGCTGCCGCACCGCCTCGCGCAGTCGCGCCAGACCGTCAAGCCGCCCCACCGTCGAGACGGTCACCTTGCTCATCGCAAGCCCACAACCGGCCTGATCGGTGAGCACCGCGATGGCCTGAAGCACCGAATCGGTGTTGTCCAGCGGCTCGCCCATGCCCATGAATACGAGATTGCTCGGCTCGGCCCCGAGCTGGTGCCGGGCGGCGTGCCACTGGCCGACGATCTGGGCGGGCGTGAGCGAGGCCATGAGCCCCATCTGCGCCGTCTCGCAGAAGCCACAGCCCATGGCGCATCCGACCTGGCTGCTGACGCACAGCGAGTGCGCCAGCCGGCCCTTGCGCCCGATCATGGGAATCACGACCGACTCGGCCTCCAGCTTCACGCCCTGCCGCTCGATGTCCAGTTCTTGGACGAACTTGGTGATGACCCCCTCGGGGGTGTCTTCCCGCTCGCTGCGAACTAGCCGACCGACATGCGGCACGCCCACCTGCTCGAACACAGGGTCGTCAGTCCGGCCTTCTCGCAGGAAGGCCTTGTACGCCCGAAGGGCCCATAACCCCCGCCCCTTCACCCGCGGGCCAACGGCCTCCACCCACTGGCGGCTGGTCAGGCCCAGGGGACTGGGCGTGTCGGTCGTCTGTTCGGCCTGGCTGTGCATTGCACCGATCGTACCGGCCGCCCGGAGGGGTCGGCCAGCGGAATTGTGAGGATCTGGCTTTCGACGCCACGCCGCGTGAAGTCGCGTCCCGATCAGGCCGAAGTCTGGAAGACGTGCATCGCCGGGCGCAGGGGCCAGGCAATGGGCACACCAACGCGGAGGCGCCGATGCCCCATCGCTCACGCCCGGCCATGGCCGGGTTCACGCTCATCGAGTTACTGGTCGTCATCGGCATCATCGCCGTGATTGCCGCCATCACGGTCCCCGCGGTCGCCAGCGCCCGCCAGACCGCACGCAGCACCATCACGCTGCAGCGACTGGGCCAGCTCTCGACGGTCGCCAACCTCTACGGCAGCGACCACAAGGACCGCATCTGGACCGCTCAGAACTGGCTCAAGACCGTCGAGGGCGACACTGCCCTTCCCGGCGTGCTGATCGAGGGCGGCTACCTGACCGACGACGAGATCCTCGAGTGCGCCGTCAATGGACGCCGGCTGCCCTACAAGGACTCCAGCGGGCGCACGCCCACCCCGCCACCGGGCCTCTACGCACACGCCGAGGTCGATAGCGACTTCGCCTTCGTGCACCAGGTCGAGGGCGCTCGTCTCGGGCTGCACACCCAGTTTGCCTATTACCGCGACCCGGCCCAGCGCGGCTGGAGCGGTGGCGTCTGGCTCGAAGATCAGAACGCGCTGGAGAATCTCCCGGGCGTTCCCGTCTTCGTGGAAGAGAATCCCGCCTTCTATCACGCCAACGACGAGATGCTCACCTTCAAGGGCTTTGACCAGCTCGACCGGCGCCACGATGGTGGCGGCACGGGCAAGAGCCTCATGGCCTTCCTCGACGGACACGCGGCCGGCATGGCTCCGCCCGCCGACGACGCGCCCGAGGGCCTGGAGGTCAGCGATCTGACAGCCGCACACTTCTACCTGAGCGCCCGCGGCGGACGCTGGCGGGCCATGACCCTCAGCAGCGAGTACCGCTACGGCTGGGTCAACGACCCGCGCTGAACCAGCGCCACGGACCGCGTGGCATCACGCCCCGTGGTGCCACGCTCGGAACATCCACACCTTCTTCTGGATCTCATCGCCGATTCCATCCAGGAGATTGACCGTCGTGCGATCGCCGGCCGTCTCGGCATCGTCGATGACCTCGCGGACTTCCTTGTGGATCGCCAGCATGTCCGCCACGAGGTTCTCGACCATGCGCTTGTCGTCGGGCGTGCCTTCCTCCTCGGCGATGCGCGTGTGCTCGAGGCACCGCGCCAGCGTCGGGAGCGGCGAGGCTTCCTTCGCACGCACACGCTCGGCCAGCTCGTCCAAGTACGTGGTCCAGGCGTTGTACATCTCCTCGAACTGCGCATGCAGCTCAAAGAACTGCCGCCCACGCACGTTCCAGTGGTAGTTCTGGATCTTGTAGCGGAACACCGCTGCATCGGCCAGCAACCCGTTGAGGCCGCTGATGATCTTGGCGTCGATCTCGGCGTTCATGGCTTCGCTCATGCGAATCCTCCCGTTCTCGGTCCTGCGGCCATGCCATGCAAGTGAAATAGCCCGCTGGGGACCGCGTTCTCCGCGTATTATTTTAGCCGGTGCACGACCCGCACCACCGGGGGTTCCACATGCACAAGCCGCTCTCGCTCGCCGCCATCGCCATCGCCACGCCCGCGTGCTGGGCACAGTGCGACTACGCCCGGGCCGACACGCTCGCGGCCGCCATCGTCGACGACAATCCGCTGATCTCGGGCGCCAGCATGCGTTTCGAAGACCCGCTGCTGCCCGGCCCGAGCCTGGAGCGTTTCTACGGCGACTACGACCGCGGCACCGTCGTGCCCATCGCCAGCGCCACCAAGCTGCTCTCGGCGATCGTCGTCATGAGTTGCGTGGAACGCGACGGCCTCGACCTGGACGCCCCCGTTTCGACGTATCTACCCGAGTTCGTCGGCACCAAGGGCACGATGACCGTCCGCCAGATGTTCAGCCACACCTCGGGCCTGCCTAGCAACAGCGTGTTCGCGTTCGATCCTTCGCTCACCCTCGCCCAGGCGGTCACGCGCATCGCGCTGTTCACACCGCTCGAAGCATCGCCGGGCACGGACTTCTGCTACGGCCAGGTCGGCATGCACGTGGCGGGCCGCGTGTGCGAAGTCGTGAGCGGAACCGACTGGGACACGCT
This portion of the Phycisphaerales bacterium genome encodes:
- a CDS encoding prepilin-type N-terminal cleavage/methylation domain-containing protein, with the protein product MPHRSRPAMAGFTLIELLVVIGIIAVIAAITVPAVASARQTARSTITLQRLGQLSTVANLYGSDHKDRIWTAQNWLKTVEGDTALPGVLIEGGYLTDDEILECAVNGRRLPYKDSSGRTPTPPPGLYAHAEVDSDFAFVHQVEGARLGLHTQFAYYRDPAQRGWSGGVWLEDQNALENLPGVPVFVEENPAFYHANDEMLTFKGFDQLDRRHDGGGTGKSLMAFLDGHAAGMAPPADDAPEGLEVSDLTAAHFYLSARGGRWRAMTLSSEYRYGWVNDPR
- a CDS encoding Dps family protein, with amino-acid sequence MSEAMNAEIDAKIISGLNGLLADAAVFRYKIQNYHWNVRGRQFFELHAQFEEMYNAWTTYLDELAERVRAKEASPLPTLARCLEHTRIAEEEGTPDDKRMVENLVADMLAIHKEVREVIDDAETAGDRTTVNLLDGIGDEIQKKVWMFRAWHHGA
- a CDS encoding radical SAM protein, which encodes MHSQAEQTTDTPSPLGLTSRQWVEAVGPRVKGRGLWALRAYKAFLREGRTDDPVFEQVGVPHVGRLVRSEREDTPEGVITKFVQELDIERQGVKLEAESVVIPMIGRKGRLAHSLCVSSQVGCAMGCGFCETAQMGLMASLTPAQIVGQWHAARHQLGAEPSNLVFMGMGEPLDNTDSVLQAIAVLTDQAGCGLAMSKVTVSTVGRLDGLARLREAVRQPGWHRLGVSISLNAPNDAIRNQIMPINRAMPMGQLRDALLDFPNGTGKPYLIAYVLIPGLNDAMEHADELAEWVKPLRCMVNVIPYNPRRDSPWPEPHEEDVEAFVHRLSSHGVFVKRRRTKGRSTMAACGQLGNPGIRRRKVVGPLTPITIGGES
- a CDS encoding alpha/beta fold hydrolase, with protein sequence MRWRWVLGVYLSLLVASHVVYAIWPRGLMVMPPPQPTGVVNIASRDVAYTAYASGQPDAPFVLLIHGSPGDATNFDQLAPALARRGIDSVAVDLPGFGASQTQSDASARWMAFVCSELIQHLQEQGEAPHRVHVLGWSNGGAVVLNMTDLPEAWQVEIASITMMMATGAQQTEGSGDYLFEKAKYALGYVGVFAAVELVPHFGMLGPRSFWYSFIANFMETDQRPLADTLRTLDEPLLILQAQKDFLVAPWAAEVHHELAERSTLVRLDGGHIMPFTQPEPLAAHIAAFVRRHEDPGARPVRSTVDVAMGPEHGPLTRSLDQAATWLRSRHWTLEALVVMLLALAWWRMGLVVTAALVAGMYIDYGVASIGLAVAVAIRGPGLWRRVLCLLIGILALLPAWLLVRFGGWWAVEQWGVAALVVVLLLAAPLTWVLPRVWTRMGRQRIRAQVWRWISHEFWPSWISYILLTPTFVTQTLRARHPVVFTATNPGIAGAGGFVGERKSTIAAALEHAGAPLLPTVLVRMHSDPQRRVRRVERLLQTRPELGGYPVVLKPDRGERGRAVRVCHGIEDVREQVARVPADLVLQKFDPSPHEVGLFWVRLHKPGEVDERGHEGEIFAVTRKVFPVIEGDGRRTLRQLVLADDRFRVQEPVFVARFGRAIDRVPPAGERVKMGMAGNHVQGCRFEDGGDLITDELTDVIDGICRRFPNADGSPGGLDIGRFDIRYADEQELKAGRGFSVIELNGSSAEATNVYDPTRTWWWAIEVMSQQWAHAYRLGMMRRSMGHEPVGPLELLRMVWRARRVRPGSELAD